In a single window of the Zea mays cultivar B73 chromosome 5, Zm-B73-REFERENCE-NAM-5.0, whole genome shotgun sequence genome:
- the LOC103627281 gene encoding UDP-glucuronate:xylan alpha-glucuronosyltransferase 1 isoform X1 gives MRGFVACAVAEKRHRLDRTLFSGLSKKDCIGRYYAKDATKYRPFSALLPEGGWSGKVLYVKLVLVLLMCGSFMGLLNSPSIHLADERHHHAQTAEAWNASWTSHPDAANSGYASSLRIDWSQVQTAAKQVAPPAGGGATRVALLNFDDGEVQEWKARMPHTDASTVRLDHVGSDVTWDHLYPEWIDEEEHYGAPACPDLPEPKVAKEEEAYDVVAVKLPCGRAASWSKDVARLHLQLAAARLAAARAPRGGGGQAAHVLVVSRCFPTPNLFRCRDEVARHGDVWLYRPDVGDLTRKLELPVGSCKLAMPSKALGEHYASAAPQREAYATILHSEQLYACGAVTAARSIRMAGSGRDMVALVDETISARHRAALEAAGWKVRTIRRIRNPRASRDAYNEWNYSKFWLWTLTEYDRVIFLDADLLVQRPMEPLFAMPEVSATGNHGAYFNSGVMVVEPCNCTFRLLADHVGDIDSYNGGDQGYLNEVFSWWHRLPSHANYMKHFWEGDTEERAAAKRRVLAADPPIALAVHFVGLKPWFCFRDYDCNWNVPALRQFASDEAHARWWKVHDAMPRRLQGFCLLDERQKALLWWDVARAREANFSDAHWSVRIADPRRSICAGGDAEACREREIAGRRVEGNRITTSYAKLIDNF, from the exons ATGAGGGGCTTCGTCGCTTGCGCCGTTGCAGAGAAACGCCACCGCTTGGACAGGACATTATT TAGCGGTTTGAGCAAGAAGGACTGCATCGGGAGGTACTACGCCAAGGATGCCACCAAGTACAGGCCGTTCAGCGCGCTGCTGCCCGAGGGGGGCTGGAGCGGCAAGGTGCTGTACGTCAAGCTCGTGCTCGTCCTCCTCATGTGCGGCTCCTTCATGGGCCTCCTCAACTCGCCGTCCATCCACCTCGCCGACGAACGCCACCACCACGCGCA GACTGCAGAGGCGTGGAATGCGAGCTGGACGTCGCACCCCGACGCGGCGAACTCCGGGTACGCGTCGAGCCTGAGGATCGACTGGTCGCAGGTCCAGACAGCGGCGAAGCAGGTCGCTCCGCCGGCGGGCGGCGGCGCCACGCGTGTGGCGCTGCTCAACTTCGACGACGGCGAGGTCCAGGAGTGGAAGGCGCGGATGCCGCACACGGACGCCTCCACGGTGCGCCTGGACCACGTCGGGAGCGACGTCACCTGGGACCACCTGTACCCGGAGTGGATCGACGAGGAGGAGCACTACGGCGCGCCGGCGTGCCCGGACCTGCCGGAGCCTAAGGTGGCCAAGGAGGAGGAGGCGTACGACGTCGTCGCGGTCAAGCTGCCTTGCGGGCGCGCGGCGAGCTGGTCCAAGGACGTGGCGCGCCTGCACCTGCAGCTGGCCGCGGCGCGTCTCGCGgccgcgcgcgcgccccgcggcggcggcgggcaggcGGCGCACGTGCTCGTGGTCAGCCGGTGCTTCCCGACGCCCAACCTGTTCAGGTGCCGGGACGAGGTGGCGCGCCACGGCGACGTGTGGCTGTACAGGCCGGACGTGGGCGACCTCACCCGGAAGCTGGAGCTCCCCGTGGGGTCCTGCAAGCTGGCCATGCCATCCAAAGCGCTAGGCGAACATTACGCGTCGGCGGCGCCGCAGCGCGAGGCGTACGCCACGATCCTCCACTCGGAGCAGCTGTACGCGTGCGGCGCCGTCACGGCGGCGCGGAGCATCCGGATGGCGGGGTCCGGGCGGGACATGGTGGCCCTGGTGGACGAGACGATCAGCGCGCGGCACCGCGCCGCCCTGGAGGCGGCCGGGTGGAAGGTGCGGACGATCCGGCGCATCCGCAACCCGCGGGCGTCGCGGGACGCGTACAACGAGTGGAACTACAGCAAGTTCTGGCTCTGGACGCTCACGGAGTACGACCGGGTCATCTTCCTGGACGCCGACCTGCTGGTGCAGCGCCCCATGGAGCCTCTGTTCGCGATGCCCGAGGTGAGCGCCACGGGGAACCACGGCGCCTACTTCAACTCGGGCGTCATGGTCGTGGAGCCCTGCAACTGCACGTTCCGCCTGCTGGCGGACCACGTCGGCGACATCGATTCGTACAACGGCGGCGACCAGGGGTACCTCAACGAGGTGTTCTCGTGGTGGCACCGCCTGCCGTCGCACGCCAACTACATGAAGCACTTCTGGGAGGGGGACACGGAGGAGCGCGCCGCGGCCAAGCGCCGCGTGCTGGCGGCCGACCCGCCCATCGCGCTCGCCGTGCACTTCGTCGGCCTCAAACCCTGGTTCTGCTTCCGGGACTACGACTGCAACTGGAACGTGCCGGCGCTGCGCCAGTTCGCCAGCGACGAGGCGCACGCGCGCTGGTGGAAGGTGCACGACGCCATGCCGCGGCGCCTCCAGGGGTTCTGCCTGCTGGACGAGCGGCAGAAGGCGCTGCTGTGGTGGGACGTCGCGCGGGCGAGGGAGGCCAACTTCTCCGACGCCCACTGGAGCGTCCGGATCGCCGACCCACGCCGGAGTATCTGCGCCGGCGGCGACGCCGAGGCCTGCCGCGAGAGGGAGATCGCCGGCCGCCGGGTGGAAGGGAACCGGATCACCACGTCGTACGCCAAGCTAATTGACAATTTCTGA
- the LOC103627281 gene encoding UDP-glucuronate:xylan alpha-glucuronosyltransferase 1 isoform X2, whose amino-acid sequence MRGFVACAVAEKRHRLDRTLFGLSKKDCIGRYYAKDATKYRPFSALLPEGGWSGKVLYVKLVLVLLMCGSFMGLLNSPSIHLADERHHHAQTAEAWNASWTSHPDAANSGYASSLRIDWSQVQTAAKQVAPPAGGGATRVALLNFDDGEVQEWKARMPHTDASTVRLDHVGSDVTWDHLYPEWIDEEEHYGAPACPDLPEPKVAKEEEAYDVVAVKLPCGRAASWSKDVARLHLQLAAARLAAARAPRGGGGQAAHVLVVSRCFPTPNLFRCRDEVARHGDVWLYRPDVGDLTRKLELPVGSCKLAMPSKALGEHYASAAPQREAYATILHSEQLYACGAVTAARSIRMAGSGRDMVALVDETISARHRAALEAAGWKVRTIRRIRNPRASRDAYNEWNYSKFWLWTLTEYDRVIFLDADLLVQRPMEPLFAMPEVSATGNHGAYFNSGVMVVEPCNCTFRLLADHVGDIDSYNGGDQGYLNEVFSWWHRLPSHANYMKHFWEGDTEERAAAKRRVLAADPPIALAVHFVGLKPWFCFRDYDCNWNVPALRQFASDEAHARWWKVHDAMPRRLQGFCLLDERQKALLWWDVARAREANFSDAHWSVRIADPRRSICAGGDAEACREREIAGRRVEGNRITTSYAKLIDNF is encoded by the exons ATGAGGGGCTTCGTCGCTTGCGCCGTTGCAGAGAAACGCCACCGCTTGGACAGGACATTATT CGGTTTGAGCAAGAAGGACTGCATCGGGAGGTACTACGCCAAGGATGCCACCAAGTACAGGCCGTTCAGCGCGCTGCTGCCCGAGGGGGGCTGGAGCGGCAAGGTGCTGTACGTCAAGCTCGTGCTCGTCCTCCTCATGTGCGGCTCCTTCATGGGCCTCCTCAACTCGCCGTCCATCCACCTCGCCGACGAACGCCACCACCACGCGCA GACTGCAGAGGCGTGGAATGCGAGCTGGACGTCGCACCCCGACGCGGCGAACTCCGGGTACGCGTCGAGCCTGAGGATCGACTGGTCGCAGGTCCAGACAGCGGCGAAGCAGGTCGCTCCGCCGGCGGGCGGCGGCGCCACGCGTGTGGCGCTGCTCAACTTCGACGACGGCGAGGTCCAGGAGTGGAAGGCGCGGATGCCGCACACGGACGCCTCCACGGTGCGCCTGGACCACGTCGGGAGCGACGTCACCTGGGACCACCTGTACCCGGAGTGGATCGACGAGGAGGAGCACTACGGCGCGCCGGCGTGCCCGGACCTGCCGGAGCCTAAGGTGGCCAAGGAGGAGGAGGCGTACGACGTCGTCGCGGTCAAGCTGCCTTGCGGGCGCGCGGCGAGCTGGTCCAAGGACGTGGCGCGCCTGCACCTGCAGCTGGCCGCGGCGCGTCTCGCGgccgcgcgcgcgccccgcggcggcggcgggcaggcGGCGCACGTGCTCGTGGTCAGCCGGTGCTTCCCGACGCCCAACCTGTTCAGGTGCCGGGACGAGGTGGCGCGCCACGGCGACGTGTGGCTGTACAGGCCGGACGTGGGCGACCTCACCCGGAAGCTGGAGCTCCCCGTGGGGTCCTGCAAGCTGGCCATGCCATCCAAAGCGCTAGGCGAACATTACGCGTCGGCGGCGCCGCAGCGCGAGGCGTACGCCACGATCCTCCACTCGGAGCAGCTGTACGCGTGCGGCGCCGTCACGGCGGCGCGGAGCATCCGGATGGCGGGGTCCGGGCGGGACATGGTGGCCCTGGTGGACGAGACGATCAGCGCGCGGCACCGCGCCGCCCTGGAGGCGGCCGGGTGGAAGGTGCGGACGATCCGGCGCATCCGCAACCCGCGGGCGTCGCGGGACGCGTACAACGAGTGGAACTACAGCAAGTTCTGGCTCTGGACGCTCACGGAGTACGACCGGGTCATCTTCCTGGACGCCGACCTGCTGGTGCAGCGCCCCATGGAGCCTCTGTTCGCGATGCCCGAGGTGAGCGCCACGGGGAACCACGGCGCCTACTTCAACTCGGGCGTCATGGTCGTGGAGCCCTGCAACTGCACGTTCCGCCTGCTGGCGGACCACGTCGGCGACATCGATTCGTACAACGGCGGCGACCAGGGGTACCTCAACGAGGTGTTCTCGTGGTGGCACCGCCTGCCGTCGCACGCCAACTACATGAAGCACTTCTGGGAGGGGGACACGGAGGAGCGCGCCGCGGCCAAGCGCCGCGTGCTGGCGGCCGACCCGCCCATCGCGCTCGCCGTGCACTTCGTCGGCCTCAAACCCTGGTTCTGCTTCCGGGACTACGACTGCAACTGGAACGTGCCGGCGCTGCGCCAGTTCGCCAGCGACGAGGCGCACGCGCGCTGGTGGAAGGTGCACGACGCCATGCCGCGGCGCCTCCAGGGGTTCTGCCTGCTGGACGAGCGGCAGAAGGCGCTGCTGTGGTGGGACGTCGCGCGGGCGAGGGAGGCCAACTTCTCCGACGCCCACTGGAGCGTCCGGATCGCCGACCCACGCCGGAGTATCTGCGCCGGCGGCGACGCCGAGGCCTGCCGCGAGAGGGAGATCGCCGGCCGCCGGGTGGAAGGGAACCGGATCACCACGTCGTACGCCAAGCTAATTGACAATTTCTGA
- the LOC103627281 gene encoding UDP-glucuronate:xylan alpha-glucuronosyltransferase 1 isoform X3, with product MPPSTGRSARCCPRGAGAARCCTSSSCSSSSCAAPSWASSTRRPSTSPTNATTTRKAWNASWTSHPDAANSGYASSLRIDWSQVQTAAKQVAPPAGGGATRVALLNFDDGEVQEWKARMPHTDASTVRLDHVGSDVTWDHLYPEWIDEEEHYGAPACPDLPEPKVAKEEEAYDVVAVKLPCGRAASWSKDVARLHLQLAAARLAAARAPRGGGGQAAHVLVVSRCFPTPNLFRCRDEVARHGDVWLYRPDVGDLTRKLELPVGSCKLAMPSKALGEHYASAAPQREAYATILHSEQLYACGAVTAARSIRMAGSGRDMVALVDETISARHRAALEAAGWKVRTIRRIRNPRASRDAYNEWNYSKFWLWTLTEYDRVIFLDADLLVQRPMEPLFAMPEVSATGNHGAYFNSGVMVVEPCNCTFRLLADHVGDIDSYNGGDQGYLNEVFSWWHRLPSHANYMKHFWEGDTEERAAAKRRVLAADPPIALAVHFVGLKPWFCFRDYDCNWNVPALRQFASDEAHARWWKVHDAMPRRLQGFCLLDERQKALLWWDVARAREANFSDAHWSVRIADPRRSICAGGDAEACREREIAGRRVEGNRITTSYAKLIDNF from the exons ATGCCACCAAGTACAGGCCGTTCAGCGCGCTGCTGCCCGAGGGGGGCTGGAGCGGCAAGGTGCTGTACGTCAAGCTCGTGCTCGTCCTCCTCATGTGCGGCTCCTTCATGGGCCTCCTCAACTCGCCGTCCATCCACCTCGCCGACGAACGCCACCACCACGCGCA AGGCGTGGAATGCGAGCTGGACGTCGCACCCCGACGCGGCGAACTCCGGGTACGCGTCGAGCCTGAGGATCGACTGGTCGCAGGTCCAGACAGCGGCGAAGCAGGTCGCTCCGCCGGCGGGCGGCGGCGCCACGCGTGTGGCGCTGCTCAACTTCGACGACGGCGAGGTCCAGGAGTGGAAGGCGCGGATGCCGCACACGGACGCCTCCACGGTGCGCCTGGACCACGTCGGGAGCGACGTCACCTGGGACCACCTGTACCCGGAGTGGATCGACGAGGAGGAGCACTACGGCGCGCCGGCGTGCCCGGACCTGCCGGAGCCTAAGGTGGCCAAGGAGGAGGAGGCGTACGACGTCGTCGCGGTCAAGCTGCCTTGCGGGCGCGCGGCGAGCTGGTCCAAGGACGTGGCGCGCCTGCACCTGCAGCTGGCCGCGGCGCGTCTCGCGgccgcgcgcgcgccccgcggcggcggcgggcaggcGGCGCACGTGCTCGTGGTCAGCCGGTGCTTCCCGACGCCCAACCTGTTCAGGTGCCGGGACGAGGTGGCGCGCCACGGCGACGTGTGGCTGTACAGGCCGGACGTGGGCGACCTCACCCGGAAGCTGGAGCTCCCCGTGGGGTCCTGCAAGCTGGCCATGCCATCCAAAGCGCTAGGCGAACATTACGCGTCGGCGGCGCCGCAGCGCGAGGCGTACGCCACGATCCTCCACTCGGAGCAGCTGTACGCGTGCGGCGCCGTCACGGCGGCGCGGAGCATCCGGATGGCGGGGTCCGGGCGGGACATGGTGGCCCTGGTGGACGAGACGATCAGCGCGCGGCACCGCGCCGCCCTGGAGGCGGCCGGGTGGAAGGTGCGGACGATCCGGCGCATCCGCAACCCGCGGGCGTCGCGGGACGCGTACAACGAGTGGAACTACAGCAAGTTCTGGCTCTGGACGCTCACGGAGTACGACCGGGTCATCTTCCTGGACGCCGACCTGCTGGTGCAGCGCCCCATGGAGCCTCTGTTCGCGATGCCCGAGGTGAGCGCCACGGGGAACCACGGCGCCTACTTCAACTCGGGCGTCATGGTCGTGGAGCCCTGCAACTGCACGTTCCGCCTGCTGGCGGACCACGTCGGCGACATCGATTCGTACAACGGCGGCGACCAGGGGTACCTCAACGAGGTGTTCTCGTGGTGGCACCGCCTGCCGTCGCACGCCAACTACATGAAGCACTTCTGGGAGGGGGACACGGAGGAGCGCGCCGCGGCCAAGCGCCGCGTGCTGGCGGCCGACCCGCCCATCGCGCTCGCCGTGCACTTCGTCGGCCTCAAACCCTGGTTCTGCTTCCGGGACTACGACTGCAACTGGAACGTGCCGGCGCTGCGCCAGTTCGCCAGCGACGAGGCGCACGCGCGCTGGTGGAAGGTGCACGACGCCATGCCGCGGCGCCTCCAGGGGTTCTGCCTGCTGGACGAGCGGCAGAAGGCGCTGCTGTGGTGGGACGTCGCGCGGGCGAGGGAGGCCAACTTCTCCGACGCCCACTGGAGCGTCCGGATCGCCGACCCACGCCGGAGTATCTGCGCCGGCGGCGACGCCGAGGCCTGCCGCGAGAGGGAGATCGCCGGCCGCCGGGTGGAAGGGAACCGGATCACCACGTCGTACGCCAAGCTAATTGACAATTTCTGA